The following coding sequences lie in one Drosophila sulfurigaster albostrigata strain 15112-1811.04 chromosome 2R, ASM2355843v2, whole genome shotgun sequence genomic window:
- the LOC133839364 gene encoding isocitrate dehydrogenase [NAD] subunit beta, mitochondrial, whose translation MSMLARQLGRTVVQAAAVRRLHVSAAVAGQDSAYSANRTTCTLIPGDGVGPELVYSLQEVFKAANVPVDFESYFLSEINPVLSAKLEDVVSSIQKNKVCIKGILATPDYSNEGELQTLNMKLRTELDLYANVVHVRSLPGVKTRHSNIDTVIIREQTEGEYSALEHESVPGIVECLKIVTAKKSMRIAKFAFDYATKNNRKKVTAVHKANIMKLGDGLFLKSCEEVSKLYPRIEFDKMIVDNTTMQMVSNPNQFDVMVTPNLYGAIVDNLASGLVGGAGVVAGASYSAEAVVFEPGARHTFAQAVGKNLANPTAMLMCGTKMLRHINLPTYSEVIQNAINQVLKDGKVRTKDLGGQSTTADFTRAVIANLH comes from the exons ATGTCGATGCTGGCTAGACAACTGGGAAGGACCGTAGTGCAG GCGGCGGCGGTGCGCAGACTGCATGTTTCGGCGGCAGTCGCTGGTCAG GATAGCGCCTACAGTGCCAATAGAACCACCTGCACTCTGATACCCGGTGATGGTGTTGGTCCCGAGCTGGTTTATTCACTGCAGGAGGTCTTCAAG GCAGCAAATGTGCCCGTGGACTTTGAATCGTACTTCCTGTCGGAAATCAATCCCGTGTTGAGCGCCAAGCTTGAGGATGTGGTGTCCTCCATTCAAAAGAACAAAGTTTGCATTAAA GGTATCTTGGCCACGCCCGATTACAGCAATGAGGGTGAACTGCAAACGCTCAACATGAAACTGCGCACGGAATTGGATTTGTATGCCAACGTGGTCCATGTGCGTTCATTGCCCGGCGTGAAGACGCGTCACTCCAACATCGATACGGTCATCATTCGTGAACAAACCGAGGGTGAATATTCCGCACTCGAGCACGAATCGGTGCCCGGCATTGTCGAGTGTCTGAAGATTGTCACTGCCAAGAAATCGATGCGTATTGCCAAGTTCGCCTTCGATTACGCCACCAAAAACAATCGCAAGAAGGTGACAGCTGTGCACAAGGCCAACATCATGAAGCTGGGCGATGGTCTGTTCCTGAAGTCATGCGAGGAGGTCTCCAAACTGTACCCCCGCATTGAGTTCGATAAAATGATTGTGGACAACACGACCATGCAAATGGTGTCGAATCCCAATCAATTCGATGTGATGGTCACCCCCAATCTGTATGGTGCCATTGTTGATAATTTGGCATCTGGTTTGGTCGGCGGCGCTGGCGTCGTTGCTGGTGCTTCATACTCTGCGGAGGCTGTGGTATTCGAGCCG GGTGCACGTCACACCTTCGCCCAGGCTGTGGGCAAGAATCTTGCCAACCCGACGGCAATGCTGATGTGCGGCACAAAGATGTTGCGTCACATCAACTTGCCCACATACAGCGAGGTCATCCAAAATGCTATCAACCAAGTGCTCAAGGACGGTAAAGTGCGCACCAAGGATTTAGGCGGTCAATCGACCACGGCGGACTTTACACGCGCTGTCATTGCCAATCTGCACTAA
- the LOC133839365 gene encoding uncharacterized protein LOC133839365, producing the protein MMRRLKCDLSPQLTTCLKLADSIRPDCCVVRNKIPYDAQCFMRDISRDLNKLYKRHEKTFVKSKRIMELAMPLHPKCRFVPKCACPFKKTIEIIPADLPSNTRTEQLALPTVRRLLYRREHAIKIGDKIGESILNRWLRSSYLSLYSRLGNMQPLKKPQKKKKSTPKEKKRQAAYIEKLSKAKVPLEPPSWSPLTPERKGEYSMRRLKKLARPKVFELVEKPSWELTPGMKAYKATDRIKTMAEPVSRPDVHTNDEPEKVSPTALKYKPSARIKEMATPLAKNEATLAGDLKEDPFSISPNALKYKPSSRIKELAEPKEFENTHIRENPFAISPAALKAKASPRLIELAKPKGSA; encoded by the exons ATGATGAGACGCTTGAAATGCGATCTAAGTCCACAGCTTACGACCTGCCTGAAGTTGGCCGACAGCATTCGTCCTGATTGTTGTGTTGTCCGCAATAAAATTCCCTATGATGCACAATGTTTTATGAGAGACATCTCGCGAGATCTGAATAAGCTGTACAAGCGACATGAGAAAACCTTTGTTAAGAGCAAGCGAATCATGGAATTGGCGATGCCATTGCATCCCAAATGTCGTTTTGTCCCCAAGTGTGCGTGTCCTTTCAAGAAGACTATCGAAATCATTCCAGCTGATTTGCCAAGTAATACGAGAACCGAACAGCTTGCGCTCCCAACCGTCAGGCGTTTGCTCTATCGTCGCGAACATGCGATTAAAATCGGGGATAAGATCGGTGAGAGCATCTTGAACCGATGGCTGCGCTCCAGTTACTTGTCGCTCTACAGTCGCTTGGGCAACATGCAGCCACTGAAAAAGCC acaaaagaagaagaagtcaACGCCAAAGGAAAAGAAACGTCAAGCCGCGTACATTGAGAAGCTGTCAAAGGCCAAAGTTCCCCTGGAGCCCCCCTCCTGGAGCCCACTCACGCCC GAACGTAAAGGCGAATACAGTATGCGGCGCCTGAAGAAATTGGCTCGTCCCAAGGTATTCGAGTTGGTCGAGAAGCCATCATGGGAATTAACACCCGGCATGAAGGCTTACAAGGCAACAGATCGCATCAAGACCATGGCTGAGCCAGTGAGTCGTCCGGATGTCCACACCAACGACGAACCGGAGAAGGTGTCGCCCACAGCCCTGAAATACAAAC CGAGTGCACGCATTAAGGAGATGGCTACGCCATTGGCTAAGAACGAGGCAACTTTGGCTGGTGATCTCAAGGAGGATCCATTCTCCATATCGCCAAATGCACTCAAGTATAAGCCATCGTCACGCATTAAGGAGCTGGCCGAGCCAAAGGAGTTTGAGAACACGCACATCCGTGAGAATCCTTTTGCCATCTCGCCAGCTGCTCTCAAGGCGAAGGCTTCGCCGCGTCTTATAGAACTGGCCAAGCCCAAGGGATCTGCGTAG